The genomic segment TGTGAACGATATCAAATCCCACATCTCCGGACCTGCATTTACCAAGTATTGCGTTCAAGTTAGCACCGTCATAATACATAAGCCCGTCTATCTCATGCACTTTGTCCGCAACCTTCTTAATATCTGTTTCAAAAATACCCAAAGTGTTCGGGCAGGTCATCATAACACCTGCCACTTCGTTGTCCAGCTGTTTTTCAAATTCTGTAAAATCTATAGTCCCCTGTTCATTGGTCGGGATTGATACTATTTTATATCCGCCTATAGCGGCGCTTGCCGGATTAGTCCCGTGACTGGAATTCGGCACTATTATTTTTGTCTTTTTATTCCCTTTTGATTTGTGGTACGCCGCTATTATCATTATCCCTGTTAATTCACCATGCGCACCTGCAAACGGCTGCATTGTAAATTCCGCCATACCTGTAATCTCGGAAAGCAGCCTTTCCGTCTCATATATTACCTGTAAAGCTCCCTGGGTCAGCAACCCGCCTCTCCTTAACTGCGGCAATAGCGGGTGTATATCGGAAAATCCCCTGTAAGATGCAACTTCCTCACCCAGTTTCGGATTATATTTCATAGTGCAGGAACCTAACGGGTAGAAATTAGTATCAACGCCGAAATTGTTTCTCGATGCATCAGTAAAATGTCTTACACAATCCAATTCTGAAACTTCGGACAGGTTAGCATCGTTTTTCCTGCATAATTTTTTAGGAATAGCAACATCGGTAGGAACATCCGGCTTGTTAAACCTGATTGCCCTCCTGCCCTTTTTGCTTTTCTCAAAAATTGTTTCGTTATTCATATTAATCCCACTTTTTGTATTTTAGAGATATAAATCTTGCGTAATATTTCAGTATTTCTTAAAATAAGTTTTGAACGATTTAGATGTTTTTAGCTTAAAAAATCGTTAAAAAATTGCTATGTCTGACGAGCAAAGCGAGGAGTTTAGCAATTTTAGATTTTTTAAGCGTTAAAAAAACATCGTCAAGTGAAAAACTAATTTTAATGAATGCCAGTATAACCTATATACTTGCTTCTAACGCTTCCGCAAAACATCCTATTTCTTCTTTTGTCCGCTTTTCAGTAAGCGCTACCAACAGGCACTTTTCCATACCTTTATAATACCTGCCGAGCGGGAACCCTGCAGCAAAACCTTTTTCTATCAGCGTGCTTATTAAATCTGCCGCGTCTTTCGGTAATTCAATCACAAACTCGTTGAAGGTCGGGGTGCTAAATTTTATTTTTAAATTTTTAATCTGCATCAGCCTGTTTTTTGTATATTCTGATTTTGCGAGACATAAATTTGCAGCTTCTTTTATACCCTCTTTGCCTATTAGCGTACAATAAACCAGCGCGCGGATAGCACAAAGCGTTTCATTTGAACATATATTGGATGTAGCTCTTTCTCTCCTTATATGCTGCTCCCTGGTCTGCAAAGTCAGCACGTAACCGCGCCTGCCTTTATTATCAACGGTACTGCCGACAATCCTGCCCGGCATTTCCCTTACATATTTTAATTTTGTCGCTATAACGCCTAAATAAGGACCGCCGAAAGAAAGCGGGATTCCCAGACTCTGCCCTTCAGCTACCGCTATATCCGCACCCATTTCGCCGGGCGTCTTTAATATACCTAGCGATAACGGGTAAAACGACAATATCCCGATACCTTTAAATTTGTGTACCTGCTCAAATATATCGGTATAATCGTCTATACCGCCGAAAAAATTCGGGTTTTGTAAAACAACTGCCGAAACGCTGTCGTTAATTTCAGACAGAATTTTCTTCCTGTCTACAACACCGTCTAAAGCAGGTATTTCTACTAATTCCAAAGAAAGATTGCTTGTATAAGTCCTCAGCATTTTCCTGTATATCGGGTTAACACCCTCATCAACTATAATTTTTTTCCTGCCTGTTATACGGGTTGACATCATCGCAGCTTCGTATAATGCCGTGCCCCCGTCATATAAAGAAGAGTTCGAAACATCCATCTCCGTCAACCGGCATACAGCCGACTGGTATTCAAATATAGAACGCAAAACACCCTGTGACGCCTCCGGCTGATACGGCGTATATGATGTGTAAAACTCGCTCCTGCCGGTTATCGCGTCAACCGCAACAGGTATATAATGGTCATAAAACCCGCCGCCCAAAAAGGATATCAAATGCGTGGAATTTTTCCCAGACAATTCATAGAGATATTTTCTTACTTCAAATTCGGATTTACCTTCCGGGATATTGAAAGATTTCGGTTTTAATTCTTTTGGAATGCATGAAAACAGCTCTTTAATATCTTTTATATTGATAACTTTTAACATCTCTTTCTGGTCGTCTATTGTATTAGAAATATAATCCATATATTATCCTAACGTCTTTAAAAATTCCTCGTATTCTTTTGAACTTAAAAGCTTGTCAAATTCCGCTTGTTTTATATCCTGCAATTTGTAAATCCAGCCTTCACTATAAGCTGACTTATTAATCTTTTCCGGCGCGGATTCAAGCGTTTTATTTATATCACTTACTTTTCCACTCAAAGGACTATATATATTGCTTACTGATTTTATTGATTCCAAGCAACCTACTTCCTGAAACTGAGTGATACTATCCCCTAAATTAGGCAATTTGATAAACGTTATATCGCCAAGCGCATCCTGTGCAAAATCCGTAATGCCTACCGTAGCCTTGTTCCCCTCTAATTTAACCCATTCATGTTCTTTAGTATACTTCAATTCAGCCGGTACCATAAAATCTCCTTTCTAAGACAGTGATGAAGTTGTAGGGTTGTAGGGTTATAGGGTTTTAGGGTTTTAGGGTTTAAACTCTATGAACTCTACGAACTCTATAACTCTACAAACTCTATAACTCTATGAACTCTATGAACTCTACAAACTCTACAAACTCTACAAACTCTATAACTCTACAAACTCTATAACTCTATAACCCTTTTAAATCAGTTTATGCAGCTTTTCTATTATTATATCAAATTCTTTGCCGGAAAAACAGAAATTCACATTAACAAAATTTTTTCTAAACTCTTTAACTTTATCTTTGACCGGTTTACCGCCTACTGTAACATCATATATAAGCTGTGCCACCGTTTTAAAATCTTCTTCTTTCATACCAAACCTTGTCATTTCCGAAACACCTAATCTAATGGAACCTGCAGCAGTAAAACCTTCTTCTTCCAAAGTCGCCTGGTAATTTACTATTATATTATTCTCTTCCAGTTTCTTTGCAAACTCCACGCCTTTTGCATAACCGACATTTATAATAACCTGGTGTGTTTCGGTAAAACTGACTTTCGGGTCACCGATTACGTTCATACCGCAATCCTTAAGCGCCCTGGCAAACGCTTTTGCATTTGACAAAACCTTCTTCTGATATTCGTCTTTAAAATAATTCATTTCGTAAGCCGACATCAGCAACCCCAAAAGCGTCCCGAGATGATGATTACTCACGCTTCCCGGAAACGTCCTCTTTTTTATTGTCTCCCAAAACTCGTAAAGCATATCCTGTTTTTTATAATTTGCACCTATAATCCCTCTTTGTGTACCAAAAAAAGTTTTATGCGTAGAACCGGTAACAATATCAGCGCCTTCTTTAAACGGTTCCTGGAAATGAGGTCCGACAAGTCCCAGCACATGTGCCATATCGTACATAATAATACAATTTAATGAAAGGTCTTTGACAAATTCCCGTATTTCTTTAACCGGCTCCGGGTGAAGAACCATACTTTTACCGAAAATAATAAGTTCAGGTTTATTTTCAGCAATAAGTTCCCTGCATGCAGGAACATCTATCTTATACGGGTTCTCTGCAAGTACCGGAAAATTTACAACTGCCGGTTTTTCCGTCCTCGGATCGCTTGCAACAAAATCATGTAACCCGCCCATCGGCTGAGCGCTAAGATGGCCACCTTTAATAATATGGTTGTTCAGGACACTACGCATTCTTCGCTGTTCCGAACCACGGTCCAGCCTGTTAATATAGTCAACCACAGCACTGAACACTACAACATTTGACATCTGTCCGCTGACAGGACGTGTTTCCACCTCGCTACATCCCAAAAAACTGCACATTTCTTTTTGAAGAAGATTCTCTACTTTGCTGATAAAATCCGTGCCCTGGTAATAAAATATTTCTACATCGTAGAAAGCCTTGACAGGTTTATATTCCGCATACCGGAATGCCGGGTCCATAACTGAAAGCAAACGCGTCATCCGGGACTGTGTCTGTTCGGACGGGATAAGATTTATACATTCTTTCTGTCTCCAGATAGTATTTTCTACTGTTTCATCAAGAAGACTTTTCACTTTATCTATATATTTCGTTTTATCAGTTACCGATTTATCTTTTTTCAAAACATAGTCAAATAAAACAGGCCTGGCATACGGCGGTGTCTCTGATTTTAAATGGTACGGCACAATAACTGCTTTTTTCTTTTCACCCCTGATTTCTACATCAAGATTATTACCTTCCTGAAGATTGCTGTCAATTAAAGCAAGACAAATTGAACGCATATCGTTTTCATTTGTAATCTTACTTAAAAGTCCTTCACCTTCAAATTTCCAGTAAGGCACTGTCGTCCCACTGGTTATATACCCGACATGTTTCTCTCCGGAAAAAACTTTACAGCCCGCTCTGGCGACACCTCTTTCAGTAAGTGCTACCGGCATAATTAATCTCGGCAAATCCTTTATTAGCGAGTAATCCCTGTTGATGATTTTCTTTAATGCTTCAAATTGTTTAAGTAAAGCGCTCTTCCCGGTAAAATCACCTTTTAAAGGAGAAAAACTTACCGCAAACCTTGATAATGAACATGCAAAAATAGGTATCTCTTTACCTTCAGAATCAAGCCCCAGCTCGTGACCGTATAGAGGAAGCCCGGCTTCAAGACGCAATGTATCCCTGGCACCTAATCCTACAGAAGTCGCCCCGTTAGCTATTAAAAAATCCCAGATTTTAACAACACTATTTTTATCTATGAAAAGTTCAAAACAAAGCGGCTCGCCGGTATATCCTGTCCTGGCAATCAGCACCTTGACATTATCTATCAAAACAACGCTTAACCGGTTCCTGAACGGTTCCGGAAGTGTACCATAACTTATCACATCATTAAGTATTTTTTTTGATAACGGACCTTGCAGTGAAATCATAGCCAGGTTTTCGGAATCGTCAACCATTTCCACATCGTTAAAATTTTTAATCGCTTCTTTGAAATAGTCCCAGTCTTTCTGCTTGTTACCTGCATTTACGACAAGAATATATTCCTCTTTAAAAAACCGGTAGAGATATGCGTCGTCAATAGCCCCGCCGTTAGAATTAGGTATAATCGTATATTGTGATTGGCCTATATCAAGAGCAGCTGCATTATTGGTAAGTACATGCTGGAGGAACGGAACCGCGTTTTTGCCTTTAAACACAAACCTGCCCATATGCGAAACATCAAAAAGACCGGCTGACTTTCTTGTCGCCAGATGCTCGTCTTTGATGCCTGCATACTGGATAGGCATATTCCAGCCGGCAAATTCCATAAATTTCGCACCCAACTTCTTGTGAACTTCCTTAAGAATAGTTTCTTTCATAAATATTTATCCCTGTTTGAAATGTAGTCGCAACCCCTTGGGTTGCTGCCTCTGTTACAACAACATGCGGCATACCAGGCAGACCAAGGGTCTGCCACTACAACTGATTATCCAACAACTTTTCAGCGTTATATGAACTTCTCACAAATGGACCTGATGCAACTGAATGAAACCCTAATTTATATGCAACCTTTTCGTATTCTTTATATTCTTCAGGAGTAACGTATCTATCTACAGGAACACAATTTTTATCAGGTTTAAGATACTGCCCTATTGTTAGTAAATCACAATTGACTTTCCTGAGGTTTTTCATCACATCAATAACATCTTCGTATTTTTCTCCCAAACCCAGCATTAGTCCCGATTTGGTATAAATGTTTTTGTCCATATTTTTTATTATTTCTAATACATGCAGCGAACGTTCGTACACTGCCTGCGGCCTGATTCTATTATAAAGTGACGGCACCATTTCCACATTATGCCCGATAACTGCCGGCTTTGAATCCACTACTTTTTTTATTGATTTTTCATTCCCCTGGAAATCAGGTATCAGGACTTCTACTTTTATTTTAGGATTTATACTATATATTGCCTCTACAGTATCTGCAAAAAATTGTGCCCCGCCGTCTTCAAGGTCATCACGGGTAACCGAAGTTATTACCGCATACAATAAACCTAATTCCTTAACAGCTTCAGCAATCCGTTCAGGCTCTGCCGGGTCCGTTAATTCAGGTTTCCCTTTTTTTACAGCACAAAACATACAGCTGCGGGTACAGACGTCGCCTAATATCATAAAAGTAGCAGTTCCGCGATTAAAACACTCGTTGATATTCGGGCACACGGCAGACTGGCAAACAGTATTAATTTTTTTCCCTGCAAGACTTTTGCTGACTCTACTGGTTTTATTTTCAGCAGAAACTCTTTTTTTCAGCCAAGAGGGAACAACAGCAACCATATCTTTTCTCCAAATAAGTCACCGACCAAGGTCGGCAACTACATCAACCCTGTAGGTGTCATTCTGGACATCAAAGGATTTTCAACATCTAACATATTTCCTTTGTAGTGGCAGAGCTTGCTCTGCCTGCATTTTCCAAATCAAATACGTTTAAAAAAGAATTTATAATATCAGATTTAACTTTTTTTACATCAATTTTCTTACCTAATAATTTTTCCAAAGAAACCATTTCAACGCCGTTAATACCGCAGGGAACAATTGTATTAAAATAAGACAAATCGGGATTTACATTAAAAGCAAACCCGTGGTAAGTAATCCAATGTTTTACCCCGACACCTAAAGATACTATTTTTTTATTTTCTCCGACCCAAACACCGGTGTAACCTTTACGGCGACCGGCATCTATATCATACTTTTTCAATAATTGAATGAATACTTCTTCCAAATCCCTCAAGTATTTATGTATATCTTTGCCCCGTTCTTTTAAATCAAATATCGGATAACCTACAATCTGGCCCGGACAATGGCAGGTAACGTCTCCTCCGCGGTCTGTTTCTATTATCTCTATTTTTTCACTAAATTCAAGTATATTTTTTTTGGTTCCAAGCTTACCTATTGTGACTACCGGCGGGTGTTCCAAAATAACCAGCGTGTCCGGTATTAGTTTTTTATCTCTTTTCTCAACCAGTTCTTTTTGAATCTTATATGCTTCCTTATATTCAATTAAACCCAAATCCAGTATTTTCATTATAGTATCACTTCTCGAGCAAATCCACTGGCCTCATTAGATTCGATGAATAGGCGCGGGCGTTATTGCGGACGTAATTATCGTCAGACACAACAACTACTGTCCCTTTGTTTGACACTCTCCTGATTGTTTCTATAATTTTCCTGTCACCCTCGCCTGAATCTGAAAATATATGCTCTTTCCTGCGAGGTATATCTAAATCTTTATATTGATTTTGCCCGTCAAAAACAACATATACTTCCGATATACCCCCGTCTCTCTTTTTATATTCGTTTGCAAGCTCAGTAACTGCGTCCCGGGCGTCTTTTAAATCCCTGTCCGCAATTTCCGCCAAATATTCAATCCTATTAATCACATTATAGCCGTCAACAACAAGTATTTTCATAATGTCAAATATCAAGATTTGACCCCAATTTTTCAATTTAGTTCTTTTTTGGCAAATCTATCGCTTGTTTATGTACATCGTGAACTGCTTCAAGTATTGTTTCGCTTAGCGAAGGGTGACCGAAACAAATTCTTTCGAATTCTTTTGTCGTGGATTCCAGTTTAATCGCCATGGCAGGTAAATGGATAAGCTCTGTCGCCTCGTTTCCTATTATATGCACGCCAAGTATCTTATCTGTTTTTTCATCTACAATTACTTTCACTAACCCTTTTGTCTCATTCAATATAACCGCCCTGCCGCTCGCCATTAAAGGAAACTTGCCAACCTTAACTAAATATCCTCTCTTTTTAGCTTCCGCTTCCGTAAGCCCGACACTGCCTATTTCCGGTGAAGAAAAAATACAACTTGGTATGACCCTGTAATCTATCTCTGATTCTTTACCCGTAGCATTTTCAGCAGCGACAATGCCTTCTGCAGACGCCGTGTATGCCAAAAGATATTTTCCTGCAGCATCACCTACCGCATAAACATTTTTAGCACTTGTTTCCATCCTGCTATTAACTTTAATAAATCCCTTCTCAACTTCTATATTAATTTTTTCCAATCCTAACCCGGCGGTATTGGGCTTCCTGCCGATGCAAAGCAAGACCTTGTCAGCATTTATTTCCGATTTTACTCCCGCACTTTCTATTTCCAATTTATTCCCTTCAACTTTCAATACTTTAGAATTTGTTTTAATTTCCACACCTTTACCCGCAAGTATTCTCGTCATCGTTGTTGAAATTTCTTCATCTTCATTTATCAATATTCTCGGCAACATCTCTACTATAGTTACCTTCACACCCAGGCTGTTAAAAAGCGACGCGAATTCAATACCTATAACCCCGCCGCCTATTATAACCAGCGACTGAGGTATTTCCCTGTTAATTAAAATATCTGTACTTGTAAGTATTGTTTTGCCGTCAGGCACAAGACCGGGCAGGACCATAGGTGACGAACCTGTTGCTATTATTATTTTGGACGACTCTATAGTTTTGCCGTTGACTTCCACTTTATTTTGCCCGGTGATTTTAGCTTCACCTTTGATAAATTCAATCTTGTGACTGCGGAACAGTGAGGAAATTCCACCCTGCAATTTCTTTATTATTTTTTCTTTCCTATCTATAACAGCAGGAAAATCTACTTTTGGATTTTCAATATTTATCCCGAATTCTTTCGAGTTTTTTATTTTGCTGAAAAGTTCGGCAGTCGCTATCAGTGTTTTAGTAGGAATACACCCGCAGTTAAGGCAGACACCGCCTACCTCGCCCTTATCCACCACCGCGACTTTTGCACCTAACTGCGCAGCCCGGATTGCCGCCACATACCCCCCGGGACCGGAACCTATAACAATAATATCGTAATCCATATTAATACCACCTTCTAATTAAACTTATGCCGACCAAGGTCGGCAACTACATCAACTTTGTATGTGTCATTCTGACATCAAGAGATTTTAAACTACTAACTTATTACCTTTGTAGTGGCTTTGTAGTGGCAGAGCTTGCTCTGCCTGCTTTTTTAAATTTCTATATGTTAATTTAGGGCGACTCCACCACCAATGCTTCGCATGCCCGTAGTGGTGGGGCGGACATGCAAGGTCGCCCCTACACGGACAACGCAGATATCAAACTATATCTTTTCGTTTTTTGTTTTGGTTATATACGCTATTGTTTTATTTATCGCTATTTTTTTTTCAGTGTTTACCGGGAAAAGTATCTTTCTTAAATAACCGGTTGCGGTCGATTCAACTTCAAACGCCGCCTTGTCTGTGGTGATTTCAAAAAGCGGTTCTCCTTTTTTCACTTTTTCACCTTCTTTTTTCAGCCAGCCGGTTATTATCCCTTCTTCCATTGTCTCGCTAAGTTTCGGCATCAATATTTTTGTAATCATTTTAAAATCCTATAATCGCCCCTCATCTTTCATCTTCTCCCCACAGGGGAGAAGAAATATCACTTTTCATCCTCTACCTGTATGGGAGAGGAAATACCTCTTTTCATCCTCTCCCCTGCGGGGAGAGGAAAGAGGTGAGGGGTAAAGCAGTGTTATAATACACCGTTTTCGCCGATTGATTTATCTTCAAACAAATTATCGTTCGGCTGACATGGTTTTGAAACTTCAAGAAGCAAAGCATTCCCGATACCGGTAAACGAATGGTCAACACCGGGAGGCATTACAACTATCCCGCCTTGTTTTTTCGTAGTTTTTTTGCCGTTTACTTTCATACTGACAGACCCTTTGAGTATAAAAAACGTCTCGTGTTTGAAATCGTGGTGATGATAAGGACAAGTCTGCCCACCAAACACAAAAAGAAATTTACCGCAATATCCTTCCTTATCCTCATTAGCTACCCAGTATTCAATTAAACCTGTTTTATAAAATTTCCCAGACCCGAAATCCAACAACTGCGGTTTTACAGCAGGCATAGTCAACCCGAATTTTTTCATAGCCAATTTAAATTTTTTTAACGCCTCGTTCCTCTGCTTACCCCAAATCTGGTAATTCTTCCTCTCTAATTCCGCCATTTGTTTAACCTCCGAAATTATGAAACATATAATGTGTTAATGTAAAGTTATAGAGTTATTGGGTTTTAGGGTTATAGGGTTTTAACTCTACAAACTCTATAACTCCACGAACTCTATAACTCTTTCTTATTGACATCGGACATCGGACGCCCTTTTATCCTCCCTTCCCATCGTTCGTCCCTGTCCATATACTATCTCTTTTTTCCCATTCTTTATTAAGCTTTCCTTTTCTTATAGGATTAACTTTAGTGTTTTTATTTCTAACCATTTTTTGAATGTCGCTCCAGCTTCCAATCCCGCTAAGAGTGTCATATGCCCGCAGGTTTTGGGCGCCGGCTGCATTCGCGCATTTTATTGTTTCTTCTATAGTTTTATTTTCCAGAAACCCCATTAAAAATCCTGCTATGGACGCGTCACCCGAACCGGTTGCACTTGCTATTTTATCCACAACATAACTTGACATCAATAATTCCCGGTCAGACCAATTATCCATGTCAGCAGGTTTCGCTTTACCTGTCTTATTTAGTATTTCTCTCATACATGTCCTGACATAAAGCCCCTCGTTCGAACATTTTAAAACTATTACTTTCCCGCCATATTTTAAAAGAATTGAAGACAGTTTCTGCAAATCTTCTATTGTAGAAAAATCCACGATACTGCTTTTAGTAGCCCGTTTTTTTAATACGCTGTACCTGGGACGGTCTA from the Elusimicrobiota bacterium genome contains:
- the gcvPB gene encoding aminomethyl-transferring glycine dehydrogenase subunit GcvPB, which produces MNNETIFEKSKKGRRAIRFNKPDVPTDVAIPKKLCRKNDANLSEVSELDCVRHFTDASRNNFGVDTNFYPLGSCTMKYNPKLGEEVASYRGFSDIHPLLPQLRRGGLLTQGALQVIYETERLLSEITGMAEFTMQPFAGAHGELTGIMIIAAYHKSKGNKKTKIIVPNSSHGTNPASAAIGGYKIVSIPTNEQGTIDFTEFEKQLDNEVAGVMMTCPNTLGIFETDIKKVADKVHEIDGLMYYDGANLNAILGKCRSGDVGFDIVHINLHKTFATPHGGGGPGAGPVGVVEKLKKFLPISAVVKRSDSTFSLEYDKPSSIGYIAPFYGNFGVILKAYSYILTLGKEGLIRVSENAVLNANYIKEKLKKYYHLPYDKPCMHECVFSAKKQAEKGVSAVDIAKSLIDRGFHPPTIYFPLNVKEAIMIEPTETESKETIDAFIEAMIEIAKLAEENPKELHDAPQKTPVGRLDEVKAVKELKLCI
- the gcvPA gene encoding aminomethyl-transferring glycine dehydrogenase subunit GcvPA — its product is MDYISNTIDDQKEMLKVINIKDIKELFSCIPKELKPKSFNIPEGKSEFEVRKYLYELSGKNSTHLISFLGGGFYDHYIPVAVDAITGRSEFYTSYTPYQPEASQGVLRSIFEYQSAVCRLTEMDVSNSSLYDGGTALYEAAMMSTRITGRKKIIVDEGVNPIYRKMLRTYTSNLSLELVEIPALDGVVDRKKILSEINDSVSAVVLQNPNFFGGIDDYTDIFEQVHKFKGIGILSFYPLSLGILKTPGEMGADIAVAEGQSLGIPLSFGGPYLGVIATKLKYVREMPGRIVGSTVDNKGRRGYVLTLQTREQHIRRERATSNICSNETLCAIRALVYCTLIGKEGIKEAANLCLAKSEYTKNRLMQIKNLKIKFSTPTFNEFVIELPKDAADLISTLIEKGFAAGFPLGRYYKGMEKCLLVALTEKRTKEEIGCFAEALEASI
- the gcvH gene encoding glycine cleavage system protein GcvH, producing the protein MVPAELKYTKEHEWVKLEGNKATVGITDFAQDALGDITFIKLPNLGDSITQFQEVGCLESIKSVSNIYSPLSGKVSDINKTLESAPEKINKSAYSEGWIYKLQDIKQAEFDKLLSSKEYEEFLKTLG
- the gcvT gene encoding glycine cleavage system aminomethyltransferase GcvT, producing MKETILKEVHKKLGAKFMEFAGWNMPIQYAGIKDEHLATRKSAGLFDVSHMGRFVFKGKNAVPFLQHVLTNNAAALDIGQSQYTIIPNSNGGAIDDAYLYRFFKEEYILVVNAGNKQKDWDYFKEAIKNFNDVEMVDDSENLAMISLQGPLSKKILNDVISYGTLPEPFRNRLSVVLIDNVKVLIARTGYTGEPLCFELFIDKNSVVKIWDFLIANGATSVGLGARDTLRLEAGLPLYGHELGLDSEGKEIPIFACSLSRFAVSFSPLKGDFTGKSALLKQFEALKKIINRDYSLIKDLPRLIMPVALTERGVARAGCKVFSGEKHVGYITSGTTVPYWKFEGEGLLSKITNENDMRSICLALIDSNLQEGNNLDVEIRGEKKKAVIVPYHLKSETPPYARPVLFDYVLKKDKSVTDKTKYIDKVKSLLDETVENTIWRQKECINLIPSEQTQSRMTRLLSVMDPAFRYAEYKPVKAFYDVEIFYYQGTDFISKVENLLQKEMCSFLGCSEVETRPVSGQMSNVVVFSAVVDYINRLDRGSEQRRMRSVLNNHIIKGGHLSAQPMGGLHDFVASDPRTEKPAVVNFPVLAENPYKIDVPACRELIAENKPELIIFGKSMVLHPEPVKEIREFVKDLSLNCIIMYDMAHVLGLVGPHFQEPFKEGADIVTGSTHKTFFGTQRGIIGANYKKQDMLYEFWETIKKRTFPGSVSNHHLGTLLGLLMSAYEMNYFKDEYQKKVLSNAKAFARALKDCGMNVIGDPKVSFTETHQVIINVGYAKGVEFAKKLEENNIIVNYQATLEEEGFTAAGSIRLGVSEMTRFGMKEEDFKTVAQLIYDVTVGGKPVKDKVKEFRKNFVNVNFCFSGKEFDIIIEKLHKLI
- the lipA gene encoding lipoyl synthase, translating into MVAVVPSWLKKRVSAENKTSRVSKSLAGKKINTVCQSAVCPNINECFNRGTATFMILGDVCTRSCMFCAVKKGKPELTDPAEPERIAEAVKELGLLYAVITSVTRDDLEDGGAQFFADTVEAIYSINPKIKVEVLIPDFQGNEKSIKKVVDSKPAVIGHNVEMVPSLYNRIRPQAVYERSLHVLEIIKNMDKNIYTKSGLMLGLGEKYEDVIDVMKNLRKVNCDLLTIGQYLKPDKNCVPVDRYVTPEEYKEYEKVAYKLGFHSVASGPFVRSSYNAEKLLDNQL
- the lipB gene encoding lipoyl(octanoyl) transferase LipB, giving the protein MKILDLGLIEYKEAYKIQKELVEKRDKKLIPDTLVILEHPPVVTIGKLGTKKNILEFSEKIEIIETDRGGDVTCHCPGQIVGYPIFDLKERGKDIHKYLRDLEEVFIQLLKKYDIDAGRRKGYTGVWVGENKKIVSLGVGVKHWITYHGFAFNVNPDLSYFNTIVPCGINGVEMVSLEKLLGKKIDVKKVKSDIINSFLNVFDLENAGRASSATTKEIC
- a CDS encoding NYN domain-containing protein is translated as MKILVVDGYNVINRIEYLAEIADRDLKDARDAVTELANEYKKRDGGISEVYVVFDGQNQYKDLDIPRRKEHIFSDSGEGDRKIIETIRRVSNKGTVVVVSDDNYVRNNARAYSSNLMRPVDLLEK
- the lpdA gene encoding dihydrolipoyl dehydrogenase, encoding MDYDIIVIGSGPGGYVAAIRAAQLGAKVAVVDKGEVGGVCLNCGCIPTKTLIATAELFSKIKNSKEFGINIENPKVDFPAVIDRKEKIIKKLQGGISSLFRSHKIEFIKGEAKITGQNKVEVNGKTIESSKIIIATGSSPMVLPGLVPDGKTILTSTDILINREIPQSLVIIGGGVIGIEFASLFNSLGVKVTIVEMLPRILINEDEEISTTMTRILAGKGVEIKTNSKVLKVEGNKLEIESAGVKSEINADKVLLCIGRKPNTAGLGLEKINIEVEKGFIKVNSRMETSAKNVYAVGDAAGKYLLAYTASAEGIVAAENATGKESEIDYRVIPSCIFSSPEIGSVGLTEAEAKKRGYLVKVGKFPLMASGRAVILNETKGLVKVIVDEKTDKILGVHIIGNEATELIHLPAMAIKLESTTKEFERICFGHPSLSETILEAVHDVHKQAIDLPKKN
- a CDS encoding biotin attachment protein encodes the protein MITKILMPKLSETMEEGIITGWLKKEGEKVKKGEPLFEITTDKAAFEVESTATGYLRKILFPVNTEKKIAINKTIAYITKTKNEKI
- a CDS encoding cupin domain-containing protein gives rise to the protein MAELERKNYQIWGKQRNEALKKFKLAMKKFGLTMPAVKPQLLDFGSGKFYKTGLIEYWVANEDKEGYCGKFLFVFGGQTCPYHHHDFKHETFFILKGSVSMKVNGKKTTKKQGGIVVMPPGVDHSFTGIGNALLLEVSKPCQPNDNLFEDKSIGENGVL